Genomic segment of Malania oleifera isolate guangnan ecotype guangnan chromosome 7, ASM2987363v1, whole genome shotgun sequence:
GAAAAAGGACATGACACCACATATAACAAACAAAATGGTAAATGATAAGATATATAACGACAAGATTCGCGAACATTCACAACTAATATCAATCACCAATTgctaaataattatatatttatatcattatatataatttataatattatgagaaattaattaatttttgttatcttaatatcaaaaaaagaaaattattacACACTTTTTATTTTGGGCCTTATAATTAACATCGAATGAATTTTTAAATCAGAAGAAACTAATGAATTGAAAAATAGTCTTTCAGATAATTAAGAAGTCAATACACGTCATCACTCATTTTAATCTCTATATTAAAAagctttcattttatttatttaaacaaataaataaataataataattacggGTGGGCCCAAAATAATTTCGAGCCCATGCAGTAAACCTTGaccctaaaaaaaattaataataaaataaaatgaaataaaagcaGGTAGGCTTGGAGAGACTAGTATAAAAGGAGGTTAAGGGAGACTAGCTAAGACCATCCATCATAAAAGAATCAGATAATAGCCTGAATATAGCAATGGCAGCTGCCGCAAAAATGCTGGTGTCGGACATAGTCTCCGGCGGCATAAGCGCCGTTCCGGCCAACTACGTCCGGCCAATCTCCGACCGCCCCAACCTTCAAGTCGTCCACGACGACTCCACGATTCCCCTCATAGACCTTCTTCCCCTCATCTCCACCTTTCCCGACGACCGCGACCGCCGCCGCCAAGTTATCAGAGACATAGCCCATGCCTGCCACAACTATGGCTTCTTTCAGGTCTATTAATTCGTCTGCtgcatatatgtatgtgtgtctatatatacatatatgtatattcttGATGCATTCAAAGTGTTCTTTAGATATCATGTTTGTGTTGCCAGCTTTGGCGACGACTTGAAGCTTCTTGTTGTAACTAGCTGCTGCTAGCATTGTtgtaaaaaaatttctaaaattttgataaaaataatagATGCCACTAAAAATTAGGTTAAAagataataattaaataaaatttgcattttattaatttatttacatttttaaaataaatattaattttggTCATATCATTTTGACATTTTCAACTGCAAAATGAACCAAACGTGGGACATTTAAGTTGAAGGATAAGTATACAACAACTATCATTAATATTGTATGGAAATTATAAACACTATAATATTTTTAacgaaattttaattaaattgtaGGTTAAGAATCATGGGATCCCAGAGACAGTGATCGATAACATGTTAACAGTTGCAAGGGAATTTTTCAAGATGCCAGAAAAGGAGAGGATGAAGTGTTACTCTGAAGATCCTTTGAAGGCGATGAGATTATCTACCAGTTTTAATGTTAAAACTGAGAAGGTTTCTAATTGGAGAGATTTTCTCAGACTGCATTGTTACCCTCTCGAAGACTATATTCATGAGTGGCCCTCTAATCCTCCTACTTTCAGGTATATATTGTTTTATATCtcgaaattttattttttttggattacgcacggAGTATCCACGTATTCGTTTTACGGTCCATGTGACTAATTATgcaccccttgaagttgaccccacaactgcAAAGGAAGGGTAAATTCAAGATTTCAGAGGCAGAAACGAACCCGGAGGGTTTGAAAGTTGAGCCTCTTAAGATACAAAATTTCGAAAAGGTtacaatttttctttaaatagtCTCACATTTTTCATACGTTGCTATTCAAGTAGATACTTAAAAAGATTATTATTTAAGAATTTACATAATTAATTtttgcataaataaataaattgtgatAATTAAGGTGTTGGAAATGTTCAAATATCATTTTTCTTGGGAAAAATGATATTTGAGTCCTTCCACACATGTCCAAATTCTTGGAGGAAAGTGGTTTTTGATCTTGTGGACCTAATGGGCATATATAGTGTCCAAAAAGCTTCCAACACCTATTAATCTATtaaaataatatgaataattcATTTTCGGAATAGATATTTTGTACtagatttggataagatataatataaatttgtattaaaatttattaaaattcacacaaatttaaatttaaagtccGAAATACATGCTTTCAAATGGAGTGTTAAAGTATTTCAAATACATACAACTTTACGAATTCGCGTGGGGTTCGTGTCTGTGTGTATCGAGTTAGAGTGCAAAACTTAAGAAATTGAACGAAACCCATTGAAATTAATAATGAGTTATTGTTCTGTTTATTTCAAGTTTTCAACTTACTTTAGGTGTAATCATGTATAAGACTCAAATCGATCAATTTCGCAAAATAACTTGTAATTATGACTCGTTCTACCCTAAAGGAGCTACATGTATAGCTTATTATAAATCATATACTaatgatttttattataaaaaaattctcaaaatcaataattcttattttttttaatttccttaaGATGAAAGACACTGTTATCTCTTGAAGTTTCATATTTTGTAGAAAGATAAACTAAGGTACTACAAGCTTCCAAAAAACAAATATATGTCAAGAGAAGTTCAAGAAATTTTTCTTGAAAAGTTTGTTTGGCTTGAGTTATAGAAGGAAAAAATAATTCATCTTCTATCTCATATTACTTTCCACTTTCTTTAGTGTTGAACTCGAAATGTTTTacataaaaattttaaacccTAGCAGAGAGAATGAAAAATTTTCCTCCGTTGTTTGAGagtcaattttaaaaattatattatgcTGTGTTTGGAAGTGTTTGGACAAATGAATTTTAGACCTTaactttaaatttgaatgaatttagaccaattttatattacattttatccaaatctaatacaaattcaaacCAAACATAACTCAAATCtcttttaaatttgtaaaaattcaaattctgaaaTCCACGAAAGCCTAAATTTCTTTCCAATGCACAAAAACTTAAATTCAAGTTCCCAGATTCATCATATAAACGCCCAAACACTACTTAATCAACTTTAAATtgacaacaaataataataataataatgagtgTATCTGACcctcagggtgtggttcaggtggtagtgtggactacgggagtgcctctcatgaggtcaggtgttcaaaccctcctaaGCTCATTTCCGTCCCTGAattcctgaatttaccctccctttggagttgtgggatcaacttcaagggacacagaattagtcacgtggaccgtaaaacggacacgtggataccctgtgtgtaaaaaaaaaataaaaatgatgagtGTATCTGTGCAGGGAGGTGGCGGCGGAGTATAGCCGGAGAGTGAGGGAGCTGGCGGTGAGGCTGCTGGAGGGGATATCGGAGAGCTTAGGGCTGGAGAGGGAGTACATAGTGAGGGCGATGGGCGGGCAGGGGCAGCACATGGCCCTCAACTACTACCCGCCCTGCCCGCAGCCGGAACTCACCTACGGGCTGCCCGCCCACGCCGACCCCAACGCCGTCACCGTCCTGCTCCAAGATCAGGTGCCGGGCCTCCAGCTCCTCAAGAACGGCCGCTGGATCGCCGTCCACTCCATCCCCAACACCTTCATCGTCAACATTGGTGATCAAATCCAGGTAcccatatacatatattaaaccAGTTTACTCGATTCCAATACGACCCGTTTCAAGTTTTTCTCTTCCCCTCACCCccgcgaaaaaaaaaaaaaaaagaagaaatatttttgttttttagtaTTATAGTTTTTTTAGTAGaaataaacataaatatattattaaaaataatataaaacccatttatttttattttattttattttggaaacaGGTGATAAGTAATGACCGGTACAAGAGCGCGCTGCACCGGGCGGTGGTGAACTGCAGCCAGGAGAGGATATCGATCCCGACGTTCTACTGCCCGTCGCCGGACGCCATCATTGGGCCGGCTCCGCCTCTGACCGACGGAGAGGATCACCCACCGGCGTACCGGAGCTTTAAGTACGACGAGTACTATCGCAAGTTCTGGAACCGTGGGCTTGAAGTTGAGACCTGTTTGGACAAGTTCAGAGCTATTGCCCCTCCTCCCcctacttagtttattttaatttaaaataaaaattatatatatatatatatatatatatatatataattggaaTAAACATAGAAGTTTCAAAGCGAAATTTTGAAGCTTTTCTGTATCCGTAGGGGCTACGTacgtgtgtttttttttttgttggttaaTAAAACTTCTTATGCTAATTCAATCAAAAAGTTTTATGTTTGccattatttgattttttttttttataaattgggAACTCCAGTCATCATTGCGTCACTTTGAACACTTTAGTGTAACACTAAGCCTAAGGGGGAAAGCCGTCCACCAGGGTAAACTCTTAAGAGAGGATCGAATCCGTAAATTTagatcaccaaagtcacaagtcaccCTTATCACtttatttgactttattttgTTGCAAAATCACGCTCTAGGGTTATGCACACACACATCGATGTATCTACATTTATGGAGCTTCTGTACGATTTCCACTATCATCAAATAGAAACTATCTTAGGATTTCAACCTTTGATTATAATGTGTACATAGTCAAAtatgaaaaatttttaaataccattatataataatataattacatTACGCCCTAATTCAAATGTATTATACCGTACTGTGGGGGCAAACCCTCAATGCACCCCTGTTAGACTTAGTTTAAGTAAATAAGTAGGTTTCATGTATGGAGGGTTTGCGCTCTCTCATTTGTAATAGACTTTCAGTGGATAATTGCTTTGAATGAGTCATAATTCAATATTTTGGAATctataaaaatattaatgttgagtttgggagtatgaattttgagttttctgtttaaatttatatgaatttgggCAACATTTAATATaacattgtattttattttattcaaatatatataaatctaaattagGGCATGTCCCAAACAAAGGGTATGACTTTGCCTCAAATTTGGAAAACATCCTGAAAAGGAAAGTAATGTATAAATgaatcaattttttctttttttttttttttttttttttggattacataggaactctagccaccaacAAATCCTTAGGACCCCCTGGTGTGGCACCAAACATACGGATCAGCGTCTTTTCCCCAGATCTTGTTAATCAGGTAAAGTCCGAAAtgcgtgcatcagttggacgttcggcaaACCCGACCCCCGGGACTTATCTCCATTGCCATCTACGGTCTCTGCTAACTCACAAAGTAgtctcaccatccacagtccccactggctcacaaagtaaattctcaccatctaCAGGTACTGCTGGTTCTATGAGTatatctacctgaaattgaatCTCCGATACTCCTGcttacgtgctgatgcctttccacaactccatgcCCATGGGGATCgattttttcatgtttggttataaaGAAAAgtgataaagaaaataaaatgtaaaGAAAATTAaggaacaaaattttgatttcctaaggttttttttttaaaaaaaaaatttgtaatcatattagaataaaattttgattttgatagtAGTTGCCGTGaagagaaaatacaatgaaaagtGAATTCTTTCTTATtatcttctcttttcctttcttgaaATAAAACGAAAAATCTACATGGGGCCTAAAATtgaaaggaatatatatataaactcaaaaataataaattttgattttacatgtCATCAATAATTGAGTTTTCTTAATTTAATCATGTTaaactaaaatttcaattttactaACATTTGATATATATGAACAGTACAACGAAAAGATAACTTGACTTcacctttcattttttttttttttcccgaaaaaaatttcaattttgaatttcacAAAATGGGAATGAAACGCCTATTTCCTGGTTttgaaaaaatgaaatgaaattatcataaattaagatttttttttttttttaccattctATTTTAAAAGCCACGCAAGGTTCCGGCAATATAGCTCATCACCCATTTCATACCCCTTTCCACTCCTCCCAAAATTTAAACCTAATACTTGTACAATGAAGATTATAAATTTGAACTATTAAAATGTTTCCCGGCAAAGTAAGATGAATCCATAAAGATGAGCAATCAATTAGAAAATTGAAATTCCTCTAACAAAAATATGGGGAAATGGCATTTACTAATTGAGCAAGTTGAGTTTTGGAAAAATCTAATGAATTTGACCGTCTTCTCTAATGAACTTTCGAAAAGTAAGTACACTAAAATTTATGAAGAGTTCTTTTTAATCTtcttttagaaaatttttaaaaattgcataTTTAAAGCTTCAAATAGATAAAGGCCAAATTTTTAATAGATTATTTGCtttatggatattttaatttttgaaaaatataacttaattatttgtattgtatttgtgTCATTTCAAATGacatatctttattattttgaaAGCTTTAATTAGCTTACAACTCATTTCCCAAACACTTAAATTCATATTTCGTCCAGACTATAGCCCTTGACAAGTGTCTTATCCCAGCCTCCTCCAAGGAACAATATGTtgatcttgaacttgatcaaTATCTGATCAATCAATGGATCCGAGAAGGCTACACTCATCTCCATTTTGGAACTGTCAAACTGCTTCTGACCCTTCATGGTCGAAAAGGACTTCCAGTTACCGTCAGGATCACCCTTCTCAACACAACATACACCCAGTATGAGCATGCAGCAATTGGCACTTCGCTTACCACTCTCCAAGCTGGTAGAGTCTGTCTCACATTTTTTCCCAACTTCAATATTCCTATAAGAGACAAGAATCTGAGGAACTGCATAAAGGTTCAACTGCAGATTATTGGTGCTCCACAAGTCTCATCAGCCTATATGGCTACTTTTCACCATCAGCTCATTTACAGACTTCAAGATCATGCTGTTGATCTTCCCCTTCCGGGACAGTCTAAGGATACAATCCTGATCACTGCTGAACGAGAAGACAATGTTCCTACCATTCTCTAGATTCCACGATAGATTC
This window contains:
- the LOC131159692 gene encoding protein DMR6-LIKE OXYGENASE 1-like, with translation MAAAAKMLVSDIVSGGISAVPANYVRPISDRPNLQVVHDDSTIPLIDLLPLISTFPDDRDRRRQVIRDIAHACHNYGFFQVKNHGIPETVIDNMLTVAREFFKMPEKERMKCYSEDPLKAMRLSTSFNVKTEKVSNWRDFLRLHCYPLEDYIHEWPSNPPTFREVAAEYSRRVRELAVRLLEGISESLGLEREYIVRAMGGQGQHMALNYYPPCPQPELTYGLPAHADPNAVTVLLQDQVPGLQLLKNGRWIAVHSIPNTFIVNIGDQIQVISNDRYKSALHRAVVNCSQERISIPTFYCPSPDAIIGPAPPLTDGEDHPPAYRSFKYDEYYRKFWNRGLEVETCLDKFRAIAPPPPT